The DNA segment GGAAATATGGCGCGGCATCGCAACCCGTTCCCGCAGCCCATTGCCAGTTTCCGACATTGGCAGACAATTCATAATCCAATAATTTCTCGGCAAAATAAGCTTCGCCCCATTGCCAGTTAATCAACAAATGTTTGCAGAGAAAACTCGCGACGACCATTCGAACCCGATTGTGCATATAACCCGTTTCATTGAGTTCCCGCATTCCAGCATCGACCATTGGATAACCCGTGGTTCCGGAACACCAGCGCTTGAAGTCTTCTTCGTCATTCCGCCATTGAATGCCGTCATAAGCCGATTTGAAATTGTGCGTAACTACTTTTGGAAAATGGAACAAAATCTGCATAAAAAATTCCCTCCAAATCAATTCGCTTAAAAAAACCTGGTTTTTACGGGCTGCCCAATTCACTAATTTCCGAATACTGACCGTTCCAAAACGCAAATGAGGCGAAAGATGCGTCGTGCTGTCCAAAGCCGGAAAATCGCGCGTTTCGTGGTAATTGGAAACATTTTTCAAGTTATGGGGAATTACTTTTATGGGACTTTCCTTGAATCCTATTTCTTCCAAAGTTGGAAAAATAAAATTGCTCTTATAGAAATTCGAGAATTTATCTTCTGTATTGTATTCTGGAACTGGAGCTATCAATTTATATTTCTCCAACCATTTATTTTTGTATGGCGTGTAAACGGTATAAGGCAATCCGTCGGCTTTCGTGATTTCTTTTTCTTCAAAAATCACTTGATCCTTGAATGAAAGATGTGCTGTTTTATTCGCTTCCAATAATTCGCAAATGGCCAAATCCCTTTGGATGGCATAGGGTTCATAATCTTTATTGAAGAACACTTCCTTGACATCGAATTCTTGAAGAAGTGCTTGCCAAACTTCCTGGGTATTTCCTTTTTTGACCAAAAGCGAACTTCCCATTTCCAGCAATTTCTGGTTTATTTTCGAAAGCGATTCGTGAATAAAACCAACTCTGGCGTCGTTTTTTGGCAAACTGTCCAAAATGGAATCATCAAAAATAAACAAGGGAATAACCAGATATTTTGATTCCAAAGCCTGAAACAGTCCCACGTTGTCTTCCAATCGCAAATCTCGGCGAAACCAAAAAAGGGTTACTTCTTGTTTGCTCATTATTTGGAATTGAAGATTTGGTTTACGGCTTTCACTCGATATTCAAAGATTTCTTTGAGTTTGTTTTTAACTACCAAAGCATTCATTATTTGACCCAAGAAACCCAGCGGCAAAGCATAATGAACGACATCGGTCATTTTTACTCCGTTTTCGGTTGGTTCAAAAAAATGTTTGTGATGCCAAAGCGAATAAGGCCCAAAACGTTGTTCGTCTATAAAATACTCTTTGTCTTTCACAAAAGTGATTTCGGTTGTCCAACTTAATTTCAAGCCTGCAAGCGGCGATACTTTGTACTGGATAATTTGTCCGGCATACATCGATTTTTCATCGAAATCCGTGATGTTGAAACCCATCGTTTCCGGAGTTATTTTCTGTAAATTTCTTGGACTGGAGAAAAACGCCCAGCATTCTTCGATACTCGCATTGATGTGCTGAACGGTTTCTTTTTTATATACTTTCATATTTTTGTTTTATAAATGTTCACAAACGAACTGCTTTTTTGCCACAGATTTTTACAGATTTTTAATTTCAGACAGACCTAACAAGTTTTAAAAACCTGTTAGGTCTCCGTGGCTAATTATTTTCTATTTTCTTGATTAAAACCAAACTCATCAACAGCATCGAAAAGGCATAACCAATATCTTCAATTGGGATGGTTCCCAATCGGATTCCCAAGTTTTCGGCATTATTATACA comes from the Flavobacterium limnophilum genome and includes:
- a CDS encoding SRPBCC family protein yields the protein MKVYKKETVQHINASIEECWAFFSSPRNLQKITPETMGFNITDFDEKSMYAGQIIQYKVSPLAGLKLSWTTEITFVKDKEYFIDEQRFGPYSLWHHKHFFEPTENGVKMTDVVHYALPLGFLGQIMNALVVKNKLKEIFEYRVKAVNQIFNSK
- a CDS encoding cryptochrome/photolyase family protein, with product MSKQEVTLFWFRRDLRLEDNVGLFQALESKYLVIPLFIFDDSILDSLPKNDARVGFIHESLSKINQKLLEMGSSLLVKKGNTQEVWQALLQEFDVKEVFFNKDYEPYAIQRDLAICELLEANKTAHLSFKDQVIFEEKEITKADGLPYTVYTPYKNKWLEKYKLIAPVPEYNTEDKFSNFYKSNFIFPTLEEIGFKESPIKVIPHNLKNVSNYHETRDFPALDSTTHLSPHLRFGTVSIRKLVNWAARKNQVFLSELIWREFFMQILFHFPKVVTHNFKSAYDGIQWRNDEEDFKRWCSGTTGYPMVDAGMRELNETGYMHNRVRMVVASFLCKHLLINWQWGEAYFAEKLLDYELSANVGNWQWAAGTGCDAAPYFRVFNPEIQLQKFDEKGIYIRKWIPEFDLGYRQPMVEHAFARDRAIATYKAGILK